The genomic segment AGGAAGCGCTGCTGGAGAAGCTGCTAGGCAAAGACTACGAGATCATCACTGCCCGCGACCGCCTGAACAAGCTGGCGCTCGATTTCGTGGAGCACTGCGCCACGCGCTGGGAGTCCGGCAAGTCAATGCTGGTGTGCATCGACAAGATCACAGCGGGACGCATGTCCAAGCGCGTCCGACGACTCTGGAAGCTGAAGCTGGCGAGAGTGCGGGTGTTGATCTCGCAGAAAGAAGCCACGCTGAACGGATGCGACGACGCGGATCAGCGCCAAGCGCAGCAGAAGGAACTCGTATGGTTGCAAGGTCAGGCGAAGTGGCTGGAAGAAACGCTGGTGGAGATGATCATCAGCGAAGCGCAGAACGAAGTGCGTGACTTCAAGAAGTGGGGCGTGGACATCATTCCCTCCCGTGCGCTGATGAAGCAGGGCTTTGAGACGCCCGACGGCAAGCGGCTGGATGTGGAGTCCGCTTTCAAGAACCCGGAACATCCGTTCCGCGTGGCGATTGTGTGCGCCATGTGGCTGACCGGCTTCGACGTGGAGTGTCTGACAACGCTCTACATCGACAAGCCGATGAAGGCGCACACGCTGATGCAGGCAATCGCCCGCGCGAACCGCGTGTATCCCGGCAAGGACTTCGGTCTCATCGTGGACTACAACGGCATGCTCAAGAGCTTGCGGGAGGCGCTGGCGCAATACGCGCTGGGTGGCGATGACAGCGGCGGCGAGGAAGTCGTCGCGCCCATTGAGGAACGTGTGAAGGCCTTGGTGTCCGCCTTGGAGGAAACCGAGAACCATCTGCGCGGACTCGACTTTGAGCCTGATTCGTTGAACGGCACGAAGGGCTTCGCTCGCATCGCTGCCATCGCAGACGGGGCCGAGGCGGTGATCGGCTCACGCGATGAGGGCAAGCGGCGCTTTGAGATCCTGGCGCGGCAGGTCTTCATCCGCTTCAAGGCGCTGATCATGGAGCCGTCGGTGTTCACCTTCGCGGAACGGCACGACAACATCGAAGCCATTTACAAGAAGCTGGAGGAACGCCGCGACAACGCCGACGTGAGCGAGCTGCTCAAAGAGCTGCATCGAATCGTCAACGAAGCCATTCGCGCCGCTGAGCCGGGGGATGACCAGAAGTCGGAGAAGCTCTTCGACATCAGCAAGATCAACCTGGAGAAGCTGCGCGCGGAGTTTGCCAAGAAGGCGAAGCGCAAGGCCTCCGTCGTGGAGGACATCCGCAAGATCGTGGAGAAGAAACTGGAGCAGATGCTGGCGCGCAACCCGCTGCGCATGGACTACTACAAGAAGTACACGGAGATCATCGCCGACTACAACCGCGACAAGGACCGTGTGACGATTGAAGAAACCTTCGCCCGGCTCATGGACTTGGCCAACTCAATGAGTGAGGAAGATCGCCGCGCCGCCGAAGAAGGCTTGAGCGAGGACGAGTACGCCTTGTTCTGCCTGTTGCAGAAAGACAACCTCGGCAAAGCCGAGCGGGAACGCGTCAAACTCGCCAGCAAGAGTCTCTATGATGCGTTGAGCAAGCTCATCGCGGAGCGAGACCGCTGGACGGAGAAGGAGCAGACGCAAGCTGAAGTGGACGTGCTGATACAGGATACTGTCTTCATGATGCTGCCGACTCCGCCATTCACCGATGAGGAGAAGCAAGCACTGGCCAGCCGGGTGTTCCAGCATGTCTGGCAGCAGAGTTCAAGCGGCCTGTTTGGGCAGGCGGCCTAGCGGATGATTGGCGGAGTCATGCGCCTTTTCATGAGTCTTCGTCCTCCGGCCAGTCCACGAGCAGGGTGCGGCCATGGGTCGTCCATAGCGATCTTGACGTACCCGGCAAGACTGTTTCTCATTCCAAAGTCAGGCGACTCGACACGTTCACTGCAACACCGCCACCACCACCGAGAAACGATGAAGCGCGCCAGCACCCTCCTGATCACCCTCACGGCTCTCTGCACGACTTGCCTCGGCGCTGACCCGTCATCCCCTCCCAAGAGGGTTGCTGAGCCAAAGCCTCAACCGCCCGCAACCCCACCGTGCGAAGTGGACTTGAGAATCGCCGGGTGGCTGAAAGATGTCCTGTCGAACGTGCTTATGCGCGCTGAGCACCAACCCGAGTCGGAAGTGGCAGCCTTCCTGAAGGATGCGGAAAGGCGCTTCGCCACGGGCGACGACCTGCTCAAAGCCGCCGCAGAGCGTTTCAAGATGGACCCGAAGAAGCTGGCAGCGTTGACCGAACACTGGCGCCACATCAACTGCAGGCACGCGGCGATCCCCGGCTCTATCGTGCCCGACCCCGCGCCCGACGACGCACGCGCAGCGACCACGCCCGTGCCCGTCTCAACCCCTCCCAAAGAAGCCACGCTCCAAGTTCCGCCTTACCGCTCCTCCGTCGTCGGCACGGATTTCGACTATATCATCGAATCGGATCCCAACACTTTCGACCGTCTGGAGGACAAGGGCCAGGGATCGGCCGAGATGCCGGACAAGTCGAGCCGCCTCGCCCCGCTCAGGCAGGAAGCCTTCCTCTTTGTGGCCCATTTCAATGACGGGACGCGCGTCAACCTGGCGATCGACGCTGACTTCCAGACCCAGGACAGCGCCCGCGAGGAGGCCCTGCGCTACACGCCGCGGCTCGGCAAGCTCCCCACCGCCCTGCGCCGGGGTGTCGAGCGCGTGGTCGTCCACCACGGGGGCGAGGATGTGACGGCCTTCAGCGACGTGGGGTTG from the Prosthecobacter sp. genome contains:
- a CDS encoding type I restriction endonuclease subunit R yields the protein MAYTDINSEDRLVQKTFADHLETVLGWDSVYAWNEETFGPAGTLGRMDTREVVLTRDLRAALVRLNPQLPPSAITEAVAALTRHDFTRSLLQHNQEFYKLIRDGVPVTYKDAQGQRQEMRARVIDFSNGLGTDGKPNNRFLVVRELKLTGLRTPGYNRRADLVCFVNGLPLVFVELKAVYKNIRTGFDGNLTDYMDEHVIAHAFHHNAFLIVSNGHRARYGSITSQWEHFAQWKRLDEDDRKGSVEAQRLLDGMLQPDRLLDLVANFILYDASKPGATRKVVARNHQVMGVNNAVESVRRQEILKKEYPVEKRLTYRTIQMPRLKVAEDPPEADGLYAQAAREQQEEERSLQLLDLVESAHPDLGKLGVFWHTQGSGKSYSMVFFVEKVRREISSKFTFLIMTDRNDLDGQIYRTFVGCGIGNDQTPRAATGDDLEALLKENHRYIFSLIHKFNQDVDPRKPYSSRDDIIVISDEAHRTQTGKMARNMRLALPNAAFIGFTGTPLFKHDHLTRRIFGGYVSKYDFKRSEEDGATVKLVYANRGEKLGIAKLDLNDRIAEAVARAELDPDKEALLEKLLGKDYEIITARDRLNKLALDFVEHCATRWESGKSMLVCIDKITAGRMSKRVRRLWKLKLARVRVLISQKEATLNGCDDADQRQAQQKELVWLQGQAKWLEETLVEMIISEAQNEVRDFKKWGVDIIPSRALMKQGFETPDGKRLDVESAFKNPEHPFRVAIVCAMWLTGFDVECLTTLYIDKPMKAHTLMQAIARANRVYPGKDFGLIVDYNGMLKSLREALAQYALGGDDSGGEEVVAPIEERVKALVSALEETENHLRGLDFEPDSLNGTKGFARIAAIADGAEAVIGSRDEGKRRFEILARQVFIRFKALIMEPSVFTFAERHDNIEAIYKKLEERRDNADVSELLKELHRIVNEAIRAAEPGDDQKSEKLFDISKINLEKLRAEFAKKAKRKASVVEDIRKIVEKKLEQMLARNPLRMDYYKKYTEIIADYNRDKDRVTIEETFARLMDLANSMSEEDRRAAEEGLSEDEYALFCLLQKDNLGKAERERVKLASKSLYDALSKLIAERDRWTEKEQTQAEVDVLIQDTVFMMLPTPPFTDEEKQALASRVFQHVWQQSSSGLFGQAA